The Uruburuella testudinis genome window below encodes:
- a CDS encoding HAMP domain-containing sensor histidine kinase — MKLFQRIFATFCAVIICAIFVASFSFWLVQNTIAENHFQQQRTIETTLLGSIVSAFNVRGEQGAREILSEWKDNPVAHNVFVITGDDKQDILNRKIDPATIEAARKFAAENSRSPLVHIEFDRWGEEYLFFIRGWNEQQIQRPPSPLFIPGLQLAPIWHEFIILTFIILVGLLLAYILANNITKPIRILGSGMNRLAAGDLETRISQQMDDRDDELSHLALQFDKMAQQLQKLVAKERHLLHHVSHEMRSPLARMQAIVGLIQAQPAKQEQYLQRLESELTRMDALVGELLTLSRLETSNMPLEKENLALVPFLTQLVEDCQTIAQQNRQSVVMQVDKVPETAKLLANESYLYRAFDNVIRNAMNYSPEGSMIKVRLYQDSRNWMVDVTDNGPGVDESQLPHIFTAFYRADSSAHKPGTGLGLALTKHIVGQHSGKIIAENVQPNGLRMRFVLPKMALPKKQKQKTEKAAS, encoded by the coding sequence ATGAAACTGTTTCAACGCATCTTCGCCACGTTTTGCGCAGTGATTATCTGCGCCATATTCGTGGCGAGTTTCTCTTTTTGGCTGGTGCAGAACACCATTGCCGAAAACCATTTCCAGCAGCAGCGCACCATCGAAACCACGTTGCTGGGCAGCATTGTTTCTGCGTTTAACGTGCGCGGCGAGCAGGGCGCACGCGAAATTCTGAGCGAATGGAAAGACAATCCCGTTGCCCATAATGTTTTTGTTATTACCGGTGACGACAAACAAGACATCCTCAACCGTAAAATCGACCCGGCCACCATTGAGGCGGCGCGCAAATTTGCTGCTGAAAACAGCCGATCACCGCTGGTGCATATCGAATTTGACCGTTGGGGAGAAGAATATTTATTTTTCATCCGCGGCTGGAATGAGCAACAAATCCAGCGGCCGCCCAGCCCGCTGTTTATTCCGGGCTTGCAACTGGCGCCGATTTGGCATGAGTTTATTATCCTGACCTTTATTATTTTGGTCGGTTTGCTGCTGGCCTATATTCTGGCCAACAATATTACCAAGCCCATCCGCATTTTGGGCTCGGGTATGAACCGGCTGGCGGCGGGTGATTTGGAAACCCGGATTTCCCAGCAAATGGACGATCGTGATGATGAATTGTCGCATCTTGCTTTGCAGTTTGACAAAATGGCACAACAATTGCAAAAGCTGGTGGCCAAAGAGCGCCATCTGCTGCACCACGTATCGCACGAAATGCGCTCGCCGCTGGCACGGATGCAGGCCATTGTCGGCTTAATTCAGGCGCAGCCGGCCAAACAGGAGCAATATCTGCAACGGCTTGAAAGCGAGTTGACGCGCATGGATGCGCTGGTCGGCGAGCTGCTGACCCTGTCGCGGCTGGAAACTTCGAATATGCCGTTGGAAAAAGAAAATCTGGCGCTGGTGCCGTTTTTAACCCAGCTGGTGGAAGATTGCCAAACCATCGCCCAGCAAAACCGCCAAAGTGTGGTGATGCAGGTGGATAAAGTGCCGGAAACCGCCAAATTATTGGCCAATGAAAGCTATCTTTACCGCGCGTTTGATAATGTGATTCGCAACGCCATGAATTACAGCCCCGAGGGCAGCATGATTAAAGTGAGGCTGTATCAAGACAGCCGAAACTGGATGGTGGATGTGACCGATAACGGCCCGGGTGTCGACGAATCGCAGCTGCCGCACATCTTTACAGCGTTTTACCGCGCCGACAGCAGCGCCCACAAACCGGGCACCGGCTTGGGCTTGGCGCTGACCAAGCATATTGTCGGCCAACACAGCGGTAAAATCATCGCTGAAAACGTGCAGCCCAACGGCTTGCGGATGCGTTTTGTGTTGCCGAAAATGGCATTGCCGAAAAAGCAAAAGCAGAAAACGGAAAAAGCGGCTTCTTGA